The following proteins come from a genomic window of Streptomyces sp. NBC_01716:
- the gcvP gene encoding aminomethyl-transferring glycine dehydrogenase — MTSHRTPLSQLERGIPFEQRHVGPDTAAQAKMLAQVGYGSLDELTAAAVPDVIKSAEALRLPAARTEAEVLAELRSLADRNQVLAPMIGLGYYGTFTPPVILRNVMENPAWYTAYTPYQPEISQGRLEALLNFQTMVADLTGLPTSGASLLDEGTAAAEAMALARRVGKVKDGVFLVDADALPQTVAVIRTRAEPAGVDVLVADLADGIPAEAAERGVFGVLVQYPGASGAVRDIKPVIEQAHELGAVVTVAADLLALTLLTSPGELGADIAVGTTQRFGVPMGFGGPHAGYMAVREKFARNLPGRLVGVSVDADGNKAYRLALQTREQHIRREKATSNICTAQVLLAVMAGMYAVYHGPDGLRAIAERTHRYATVLADGLRAGGVEIVHEAYFDTLTVRVPGRAAEVVAAAREGGVNLHPVDADHVSLACDETTGRAQLAAVWAAFGVTGDIEALDAASADALPETLLRTDEYLTHPVFHQHRSETAMLRYLRRLADRDYALDRGMIPLGSCTMKLNATTEMEPVTWPEFAALHPFAPAEQAQGYLTLIRELEERLAEVTGYDAVSLQPNAGSQGELAGLLAVRAYHRANGDTGRTVCLIPSSAHGTNAASAVMAGMKVVVVKTRDDGDVDVDDLHAKIERHGDELAVLMVTYPSTHGVFEEHISDICAAVHDAGGQVYVDGANLNALVGLAKPGRFGSDVSHLNLHKTFCIPHGGGGPGVGPVGVRAHLAPYLPNHPLQPAAGPETGVGPISAAPWGSAGILPISWAYVRLMGGEGLKRATQVAVLAANYIAKRLEPHFPVLYTGPHGLVAHECIVDLRPLSKSTGVSVDDIAKRLIDYGFHAPTMSFPVAGTLMIEPTESEDLAELDRFCETMIAIRAEIEKVASGHWPADDNPLRNAPHTAAALGGEWEHAYSRQEAVFPAGVSAADKYWPPVRRIDGAFGDRNLVCSCPPLDEYDN, encoded by the coding sequence ATGACATCTCATCGCACACCGCTCTCGCAGCTGGAGCGAGGAATCCCCTTCGAGCAGCGCCATGTCGGCCCCGACACCGCCGCGCAGGCCAAGATGCTCGCGCAGGTCGGTTACGGCTCGCTGGACGAGCTGACCGCCGCCGCGGTGCCCGACGTGATCAAGAGCGCCGAAGCCCTGCGGCTGCCCGCCGCGCGGACCGAGGCCGAGGTGCTCGCCGAGCTGCGGTCCCTCGCGGACCGCAATCAGGTCCTCGCGCCGATGATCGGTCTCGGCTACTACGGCACGTTCACGCCGCCGGTGATCCTCCGCAACGTGATGGAGAACCCGGCCTGGTACACCGCGTACACGCCGTACCAGCCCGAGATCTCCCAGGGCCGTCTGGAGGCGCTGCTCAACTTCCAGACCATGGTGGCCGATCTGACCGGCCTGCCGACCTCCGGTGCCTCCCTGCTGGACGAGGGCACGGCCGCCGCCGAGGCCATGGCGCTCGCCCGGCGCGTCGGCAAGGTGAAGGACGGCGTCTTCCTGGTCGACGCCGACGCCCTGCCGCAGACGGTCGCGGTGATCCGCACCCGGGCCGAACCCGCGGGCGTCGACGTCCTCGTCGCCGACCTGGCCGACGGCATTCCCGCCGAGGCCGCCGAGCGCGGGGTCTTCGGCGTGCTCGTGCAGTACCCGGGCGCCTCGGGCGCCGTACGGGACATCAAGCCCGTCATCGAGCAGGCGCACGAACTCGGCGCCGTCGTCACCGTCGCCGCCGACCTGCTGGCCCTCACGCTGCTCACCTCGCCCGGTGAACTCGGCGCGGACATCGCCGTCGGCACCACCCAGCGGTTCGGCGTCCCCATGGGCTTCGGCGGACCGCACGCCGGATACATGGCCGTACGCGAGAAGTTCGCCCGCAACCTGCCCGGACGGCTCGTCGGGGTCTCCGTGGACGCCGACGGGAACAAGGCGTACCGGCTGGCGCTCCAGACCCGCGAGCAGCACATCCGGCGCGAGAAGGCCACCAGCAACATCTGCACCGCGCAGGTGCTGCTCGCCGTGATGGCCGGGATGTACGCGGTCTACCACGGCCCCGACGGGCTGCGCGCCATCGCCGAACGCACCCACCGCTACGCGACAGTCCTCGCCGACGGTCTGCGCGCGGGCGGCGTCGAGATCGTGCACGAGGCGTACTTCGACACGCTGACCGTACGGGTCCCGGGCCGCGCCGCCGAGGTCGTGGCCGCCGCTCGTGAGGGTGGGGTCAACCTTCACCCCGTCGACGCCGACCATGTCTCGCTGGCCTGCGACGAGACGACCGGTCGCGCCCAACTCGCCGCCGTATGGGCCGCCTTCGGCGTCACCGGCGACATCGAGGCTCTGGACGCCGCGTCCGCCGACGCGCTGCCGGAGACCCTGCTGCGCACCGACGAGTACCTCACGCACCCGGTCTTCCACCAGCACCGCTCCGAGACCGCGATGCTGCGCTACCTGCGCAGGCTCGCCGACCGTGACTACGCGCTGGACCGCGGCATGATCCCCCTCGGCTCCTGCACCATGAAGCTCAACGCCACCACCGAGATGGAACCGGTGACCTGGCCGGAGTTCGCAGCGCTGCACCCCTTCGCGCCCGCCGAGCAGGCGCAGGGCTATCTCACGCTGATCCGTGAGCTGGAGGAGCGCCTGGCGGAGGTCACCGGCTACGACGCGGTGTCCCTCCAGCCCAACGCCGGCTCCCAGGGCGAACTCGCCGGGCTGCTGGCCGTACGGGCGTATCACCGCGCGAACGGCGACACCGGCCGCACCGTCTGCCTCATCCCGTCCTCCGCGCACGGCACGAACGCCGCGAGCGCGGTCATGGCCGGGATGAAGGTCGTCGTCGTGAAGACCCGCGATGACGGCGACGTCGACGTCGACGACCTGCACGCCAAGATCGAGCGGCACGGCGACGAACTGGCCGTCCTGATGGTCACCTACCCGTCCACGCACGGCGTGTTCGAGGAGCACATCAGCGACATCTGCGCGGCCGTGCACGACGCGGGCGGTCAGGTGTACGTCGACGGCGCGAACCTCAACGCGCTGGTGGGACTGGCGAAGCCGGGCCGGTTCGGCTCGGACGTGTCGCACCTGAACCTGCACAAGACCTTCTGCATCCCGCACGGCGGCGGCGGCCCCGGCGTCGGCCCGGTCGGCGTACGCGCCCACCTCGCCCCGTACCTGCCCAACCACCCGCTCCAGCCCGCCGCCGGTCCCGAGACGGGCGTCGGGCCGATCTCGGCGGCCCCCTGGGGCTCGGCGGGGATACTGCCGATCTCCTGGGCCTATGTCCGGCTGATGGGCGGTGAGGGCCTCAAGCGCGCCACGCAGGTCGCCGTACTGGCCGCGAACTACATCGCCAAGCGGCTTGAGCCGCACTTCCCGGTCCTCTACACGGGTCCGCACGGGCTGGTGGCGCACGAGTGCATCGTGGATCTGCGTCCGCTGTCGAAGTCGACCGGCGTCAGCGTCGACGACATCGCCAAGCGGCTCATCGACTACGGGTTCCACGCGCCCACGATGTCGTTCCCGGTGGCCGGCACGCTGATGATCGAGCCCACCGAGAGCGAGGACCTGGCCGAACTCGACCGGTTCTGCGAGACGATGATCGCGATCCGCGCCGAGATCGAGAAGGTCGCGTCGGGTCACTGGCCGGCGGACGACAACCCGCTGCGCAACGCCCCGCACACGGCAGCCGCGCTGGGCGGGGAGTGGGAGCACGCGTACAGCCGTCAGGAGGCGGTCTTCCCGGCCGGGGTCTCGGCGGCCGACAAGTACTGGCCACCGGTCCGCCGGATCGACGGTGCGTTCGGTGACCGCAATCTCGTGTGTTCGTGCCCGCCGCTGGACGAGTACGACAACTGA
- a CDS encoding DUF5999 family protein has translation MCQHQPACPTADSADREAARHAAHHPEQGWSLLCNGVLLFEDTGELLPDGQIIAPHRPAGSEQVMTAA, from the coding sequence ATGTGCCAGCACCAGCCAGCCTGTCCGACAGCCGACTCAGCCGACCGGGAAGCCGCCCGTCACGCGGCCCACCACCCGGAGCAGGGCTGGAGCCTGCTGTGCAACGGCGTCCTGCTCTTCGAGGACACCGGGGAGCTGCTGCCCGACGGCCAGATCATCGCTCCGCACCGGCCGGCCGGCAGCGAACAGGTCATGACGGCAGCCTGA
- a CDS encoding DNA polymerase IV: MRPAPTILHLDMDAFFAAAEQAAKPSLRGKPVVVGGLGPRGVVSTASYEARRFGIHSAMPMAQARRLAPNAAYLVPRFALYRTVSEQVMELLGRLSPLVEPLSLDEAFVDLEAGGSASDSPSARATGERLRRNIRAVTGLTGSVGLAGSKMLAKIASEQAKPDGLVLIEPGTERELLGPMTVRTLPGVGPATGEHLRRAGMLTIADLTEAGEDELVRLVGKAHGTSLYRMASGHDDRPVVAERETKSVSVEDTFDVDLHDRVRVRTEVDRLAERCVRRLRESGHSGRTIVLKVRRYDFSTLTRSETLRGPTDDPVVVREAAGRLLESLDTTGGVRLLGVGVTGLTDYTQEDLFAQAAAEAEAGAEVEAEPDAGTVADEPGSGPPLPLPPGADADVIAEALTERHWPAGHDVRHAEFGAGWVQGSGVGRVTVRFEEPTSAVPGRVRTFRTDDPDLELSEPLPLVAHPPEKP; the protein is encoded by the coding sequence GTGAGACCCGCACCGACCATCCTGCATCTGGACATGGATGCCTTCTTCGCCGCCGCCGAGCAGGCGGCGAAGCCGAGTCTGCGCGGAAAACCGGTGGTCGTCGGAGGTCTCGGTCCGCGCGGGGTGGTCTCCACGGCGTCGTACGAGGCGAGGCGGTTCGGGATCCACTCGGCCATGCCGATGGCCCAGGCGAGACGGCTCGCGCCGAACGCGGCGTATCTGGTGCCGCGCTTCGCCCTCTACCGCACGGTCAGCGAGCAGGTCATGGAGCTGCTCGGCCGGCTGTCACCGCTGGTGGAGCCGCTGAGTCTGGACGAGGCGTTCGTCGATCTGGAGGCGGGCGGGTCGGCGTCCGACTCGCCGTCGGCGCGTGCGACGGGCGAGCGGCTGCGGCGGAACATCAGGGCGGTGACCGGTCTGACGGGCTCGGTCGGGCTCGCCGGGTCCAAGATGCTGGCGAAGATCGCCTCCGAGCAGGCCAAGCCCGACGGTCTGGTGCTCATCGAGCCGGGCACGGAGCGCGAGCTGCTGGGGCCGATGACCGTACGGACGCTGCCCGGGGTCGGGCCGGCCACCGGCGAGCATCTGCGCCGGGCCGGGATGCTGACCATCGCCGATCTGACGGAGGCCGGGGAGGACGAGCTCGTACGGCTCGTGGGGAAGGCGCACGGCACGTCGCTGTACCGGATGGCGTCCGGGCACGACGACCGGCCGGTGGTGGCCGAGCGTGAGACCAAGTCCGTGTCCGTCGAGGACACCTTCGACGTCGATCTGCACGACCGGGTGCGTGTCAGGACGGAGGTGGACCGGCTGGCGGAGCGGTGTGTGCGGCGGCTGCGGGAGTCCGGGCACTCGGGGCGGACGATCGTCCTCAAGGTGCGACGGTACGACTTCTCGACGCTCACCCGCTCCGAGACGCTCCGGGGGCCCACGGACGACCCGGTGGTGGTGCGTGAGGCGGCGGGGAGGCTGCTGGAGTCCCTGGACACCACCGGCGGGGTGCGGCTGCTGGGGGTGGGGGTGACGGGGCTGACCGACTACACGCAGGAGGACCTGTTCGCCCAGGCCGCGGCGGAGGCGGAGGCGGGGGCGGAGGTAGAGGCCGAGCCGGACGCGGGGACGGTGGCGGACGAGCCCGGCTCCGGGCCGCCGCTGCCGCTGCCGCCCGGGGCGGACGCGGACGTGATCGCGGAGGCCCTCACTGAGCGGCACTGGCCGGCGGGGCACGACGTGCGTCATGCCGAGTTCGGCGCCGGGTGGGTGCAGGGGAGTGGGGTGGGGCGGGTCACCGTACGGTTCGAGGAGCCCACGTCGGCCGTTCCCGGGCGGGTGCGGACGTTCCGTACGGACGATCCCGACCTGGAGCTCTCCGAACCGCTGCCCCTGGTCGCTCACCCGCCGGAGAAGCCTTAG
- a CDS encoding PRC-barrel domain-containing protein yields the protein MQTDIDPRSLIGRKAYDRDGHKIGTVDEVYLDDATGVPEWAAVRTGLFSRDAFVPLAPSTYRDESLHVPYERGLIKDAPDFGVGRHLSPDQEIQLYHHYELALPEPAAPERPAADRDFGQVAGRDAAARPGDRERDRPQR from the coding sequence GTGCAGACCGACATCGATCCGCGCAGCCTGATCGGCCGCAAGGCGTACGACCGCGACGGGCACAAGATCGGCACCGTCGACGAGGTGTATCTGGACGATGCCACCGGTGTGCCGGAGTGGGCGGCGGTACGGACCGGGCTGTTCAGCCGGGACGCGTTCGTGCCCCTGGCCCCCAGCACCTACCGCGACGAGTCACTGCACGTCCCCTACGAGCGCGGCCTGATCAAGGACGCCCCGGACTTCGGGGTCGGCCGCCATCTCTCCCCCGACCAGGAGATCCAGCTCTACCACCATTACGAACTGGCCCTGCCGGAGCCCGCGGCACCGGAACGCCCGGCCGCCGACCGCGACTTCGGCCAGGTGGCGGGCCGCGACGCCGCCGCCCGCCCCGGCGACCGGGAGCGGGACCGGCCGCAGCGCTAA